In Ornithorhynchus anatinus isolate Pmale09 chromosome 5, mOrnAna1.pri.v4, whole genome shotgun sequence, the DNA window CTCAgggggaataggaggaggaggataaagaggaggaggaggaggaggaggaggaggaggagggagtagattgggggggcggggaggaggagggagtacagggagaGCTGAGGTGTGATTTACCCACCTTCCAGCCCTGAAGTGTCGGTAAAGTCCCTGGctgatgggggagaaggaggtgggggctgcttcccccctccccccaaccctgccttTCTCTAGATGGGGCTGGGCTGGCCTAGCACAGGAAGCAGAACAGTGGGACCTTTCCAATAAGTGAGCTGGTTCCCCCAGTCTCTCCCATCAtccttgcccctcctcctcctcctcctccttctcctcctcagagTCAGCCCAGAAagttggaggggaagggatcTTCTCATACAGAGAGGCTGCCTGTCCTCTGATTTAGGGACAGGAGATTTGGTGGGTGGGAGCATCAGAGGGGCCTTTTAAAGGAGGCGGTGTCCTTCTTGAGCAAAGGTTCTAAACCAGTTACAtcactctgtgtgtgtctgtgtgtcccaGCCTCACCCACCCACTCACGGACCACTGCAGTACCCTTGAAGTCAATCCAGagtggaaaagggaggaaggcaggagaaagcctgttctttccccctttcatcTCCAAGGCTGCCTGCCATGATCTCCTCTCCTGCAGTGGGAGGCCAATTCAGATCTGGGGGCAAAGGGACTCTGCTCTGGCCTGGGACAGGCAGAAATGCCTTTGTGTAGCCTATCCGCCCCCCAGGGCAGGCAGGCCTTAGAGGAATCACAGAAACGACGGGGAAGGATGGGtacaggaaaggagggagagggcccagggaggggcaggggcaggatgagGCGTCCAGATCTCCTGTCTCACTCAGGGCTCCAGCGGGCAGTCGCTCTGCTGGGAGCTCTGGCTAGGAACTAGGAATTAGGACAGTTGCTTTTTTGGCTCTGCTCTTAATTGGCTCTAGAgagatgggtagggaatgtctggtCCTGGGATGGCACAGCCtgtgggaggggggcgaggggatgggacCTTCCCAGCTACATTTTGCTCTGAGATCCCAAGTGCCGTGGacttctaatcagtcaatcagagttactgagcacttactatatgcagagcactgtactaaacgctcgggagagcacactacaataggattagcagacatttcctgcccataacaagcttacagtctagagggggagacagacattactatgaataagtaatttacaatgtataaagatgtgtgcataagtgctgtgaggttggagtGAATTTCAAgggtccaaaagtcacagattgaagttcgtagacaggcacagaagggagagcaagttggggaagagatggcttaatccgggaaggtctcctggaggagatgtgccctttaCAAGGGGGAAGTGGCAGGATTAGGGAGCATGGTAGGGTCTGATGCCACCGCTGGGTTGAGCTCCTCACTCCTCTAGGGCTCCGGGGCCTGGCCTGTTCCCCTCCCACGGGACTGGGTGGAGCagaggaggcaagggaggggGATGGCGATGGCGATGGGGGTGATCTAAAGAGCGGAAGGTGTGGGAGAAAGGCAGAAACTCTCACCGCCGGGGTTTGGGCCTAATCCACAAACCTGTCTGGGCTTCCCGGGCAGCAGGAGGCTCTGGGTGTGGCTATTAGTGTTTAGCTGGTTAGGGGGTCCtgtgggaggcggggaaggggaaaaagggggagtgagaggagaaggaggtgataaCAGATCCCCTGGTTTCGGTCCCCAGGTCCCTGATGGGGGGgaagttggaggaggggagaatgtgAGTGCGTGTGTGTCCCGTTTTATGGGAGTGAAGATGAGGTTCCCTGAGCTCCACTCCCAAccctgagaggaggagagggcaaggctggggtagatagaagcaggtCGGTGGAGGGTTccggaggaggaaaggggtgggaggagtgCCTGGCCATCCTCCTCAGACTCCCTCCAACCCAGCTTGCCGAGCTGACCGCAGCACCTCGGGGTGGCGGCCCCGCTGCTCACAGAAGGGTGCCTATCGGTTCCCAGGGCCCTGCACCCCTTCTTCCAACCCGGTCTTCATGTTGCCCCAGCTGGCCAGGTCCCCGGGGCGGCTTGCCAGCCCCAGCAGGGAGGTTTCACCGCAGAACCTCCATGCCGGGGCTGCCGGGGTACCTCTTTTCGGCCTTCTtccgggggagggccgggggctccgGTGAGAGCCTCTTTCCCCAGCTCATCTCCCAGCGGAGACACGGCTCCAGGAATTCAACTTCCTCAGAACCTTCCTCACTATCCTGGGCTGCCCCGGGCCCCGTTGCTTCGGGGCCAGGGCCGGGAGGGAAGAGCCTTGCTCTGCCAGAGCTGGAGCCCCAGCCTGACCGGGCCTGGCccgtgggaggaggaagggctgcTCGTtaatttggtggtggtggtggtggtggggtgggggtgggggtgaaatgAGGGAGGTGAGAAGAGAGAGGTGAGAACTAGCCTTGATGTTGGCTAATCCCCCCTCCGGGACAAGTTCACCGCCCCCTGAGGGCTGTCTCACACCTACTCCTCCCTCCCGCCGGGAGGGCTGCAGgcctgggaaaggggaagtgggggcgggaggtgggaaacccgctccagctcctccacgtCCAGGGGGAAAACCGGGAAGGGGCGGGCAGATAGGAAGAGCCTAGGGGTCGGGGCCGGCCATGGCTTCCCCTCCGAGGCCTGGCCCGGGCctccagaggaggaggcaggcatggCCTCGGGCAGGTAGAGAGAGGGTGGCCCCAGGGCTGGGGGGCGGCTCCACCCCTgcagcccccccctcccccacacacctGGCCCCGTTATTGTGGTCGGCTTTGCAGCCCAGCAGTGGGTCTGGGTGggagtgggtgtgtatgtgtatatgtcgtgggggggtggggggcggctggaggaggaagaggaggtaagcGTCCCCGGGCCAAATCCCTGTTCTGGCCGCACCAAGGCCAGGTCAATGGGGCACAATGGGGCCCCCCACCGTTCTCTAATCCCCTATTGTGTCCCCTATTCACGTCTGAGCTAACGACAGCTTAGTGGGGGCCTGGTCTGGCTGCCTGGCCTAGTGTGTGTCCCCGTCGGCCTCCCCCGGGCCCTGCTTTCCACCCCCCCCACACGGGggtaagaggggaaggaaagcagcagcagggagggggtgggggtgagggggtaaaAGGGAAGCAGGACTGGCCCTTGCACAGGGCTCTGGGCCCGGACTCAGGCCAGCGCTCGATGACACTCAGCATCGAAAGGCCCACCTTGGGGCTGTCCCATCGGAGAGAGCGCTGCTATTTCTTGCCGGTAAGGGACTGGGCACGGGCCAGCTACCCAGGGATGGGCAACTGCCAGCGGCGGGTAGAGGAAGAATCACAGACAAGTTGCATGGTTTCCCACTCAGCCCCCTGCCTTGTTCACACGTAAGGGAgccctggggcagaggggagcagaggtacagagaagggaggaaCGGCACAGCTCACGATGGGGCCGGGACGATGAAGcaccccttcctcacccaccggggcgaggggagggctTTAGACCCAGCAGGGGGCAGGCAGCGAGCACTGGGAGGACAGCCAGATGCTGGAGGGCAGGAACTTTGCCCCATGAGGGCAGGGGAGGCTCTGCCCGCTGGTGGGGTTTAGGCACCGCTGTAGGTGGATGAAGCAAGtgcggggggcagagggatgaggagaggaggtcCCCCATTTCCATAACCCCTCATTTCTTGGCTGCCAGGGCCGGTTTCTTGGCCTTGCCTGATCTTTTTGCCTGCTGAGAGAAGTTTTAGGGTGCATGGTACCCTTGTCCTCAGCCCagattcccctccccccgccctaaGTGCCAAGCGTGTACCGGGCCCTGAGGTAGATGTGAGAATCAGGTAAGACATAGCTCCTGTCCCCCATAACAATTACACTCTGAGTTGGTGGGAGATGGGGTATTGAATGGccattgtacagctgaggaaagtgaggcacagagatgttaaatgacttgtccaagggcacagaaGTGGCACACCCTACCCCCTCCAatttgctccctgccccttctacCACGGGGATTCTTACCTGCACAGGGGTGCTGACCTCCTCCACTGTGGCcctgagaagaggaaaatgaatgggtgggggttagggggtccctccctcctcctaacctCAGATCAAAGCAGCCTTGAATCACTCCCTCCAGCTCCAGGGCCaggaatgggatggggagaagttGGTGATGCCCAGCAGGAGCGGGGGTATTTGAGTTCTCGAGTGCAGTATAActaattaagggcttgggaaagtacaaaagaagcacGGTATGTGGCTTTTGTCCCCATGCATTTTACACTCTCTGAAAGGGGAAACAGAAAAATTCATGATCAGGGAATCAGAATAAAATTGAGTGTTCAATGGCACATGTGCACGCATGCGTACagacaccccctccacccccctttctGAATACACTTCCAGCTctcacctctcttcctctttttccagcTTCTTCTTCTGGGACAAAGAAGGATAAATTCAACAGTCCAGTccaagaggcacagtgaagcctTAATAATACTTAGGAAcagtggtatttgggaagtgcttactctgtgctaaacactggagtaagatgcaagataatcaggtcagagtttTCCCAATATATCTCATGGACagggactaccaactctgttgtaccataccctcctaataatagtaaatgccattattaagtgcttactatgggccaagcactgttctaagcactggggtacatagaaggtaaccaggttgtccactgtggggttcgcggtcttaatccgcattttacacatgaggtaacagtcgcagaagttaagtgactcgcccaaagtcacacagctgccaaatggcagagccgggattagaacccacgacctctgactccccagcccgtgctcttcccactaagctatgttgcttaagtgcttagtacagcgcttcgcacacagtaaaagctcaatccattcgatcgtatttgagcgcttaccgtgcgccgagcaccgtactaggcgctcggaaagcaacagatacagataatccctacccaacaacgggctcccagtcaataaataccagtgactgattcagTCCAGGGTGGAGGGAAGAACGGGAAtcttatctctgttttacagttaCGGTCCAGCTACGGCAGGGTGGCATAGCACCTGGAAGTCTATTCTGTCCACTTTTGGGAGCTACCTTCTCCATCCATCCAgcacatcctcccctccctcccgtccatCCAGGGGCAATTCAACAGCCCTGGCAAATGCCAGCCCCTGCCCTGGGGGAGCTACCTAGGGCACCAGTAGTGGCTGGCAAACCGTCTACCAGGCCTGCAGTTCAGACTCTTGTCCCCTTCTCCCAAAGTGGCTCTCCTGGCCTCCTGCCCCCCAGAgctgcccgcccggcccgggacTCACAGCCCACCTTAGCAACACTTGCTTGTTTGTTGGAAGCCGGACGCTTGGCCGTCTTGGGAGGAGACTCCTCCTGAgaggtctcctcttcctcttcttcttcccccacctcctcctcctcctcttcttcctcctcttcttcttcctcttcctcccagggcaCATCTGCCACCACTcggaggaagggaagcagagaggcgaGGGAAGTAGTCAGCCCCagatctcttctccatctacacccactcactccCACAGGAGTGCGATCGCCCAATCTACCTCTCCGGCCCCGACCCCTCTCCCTACTGGCCCGATTACTTTCCGGTTGTGATATTTGCAGACACGCTATATAGtgatcttccccactgctctggGAAGTGTTCAAATGCCCCGGGGTTAACTCCTGTTCAGACCTGACCCATCCCTCTCACCAGTTCAGCCCTGCCAGCCCTCCCACGCCCACTCTCAGcggctccctccccccaccgggACTCGGTACTCACTGGTGATGTCCTGGCCGCTGATGTAGACTGGGCCGGAGCCAGCCCTCAGTCTGAAGGTGACAGGGGGGGTCAGTTCCATTCCCTCCAGGGTggcctacgggggggggggggaagccagcAGGTAGAGCTTTGGGGAAGGGGAAGCCTCCTTGACTCCCCTGCCCGCCAACACTTCAGATCTCCAGCCCAGGCCCTGCTGCTCTCTGGACACCAGGTCCGTGTGTGGTGGAGATGGGTGCAGAGAGGAGAGGCCTCAGTGAGCTCTGCTTCCAGGGGCTGAGTGGAACTTGCACTATTTAACTCTCCCTTTCTTGCTCTGACCGAGGGCCCTGCACCAGATTACCCCCCGCCTTTCCCCGCCTTTAGAGTCGGCTCTTCCCTCAGAACCCCTTCCTCCACCGGGTAACAGCCTCCCCTTCCACCAATCCCCTGCCAGCAGGCCCCCAGGGGCTGACTGGCACCAGGCCCCTACCATGGGGAGGACTGAGGGTTGCAATGTGGCAATAGGGATCCTCTTTTCGCTCTCCTCTCCAGGCTTCAGCACGATCTCCACCAGGTTCACCTCATCCTTGGCTTTCTCACCTAGACAGATCTGAGGGGAAAAGAGGCTCATTGTCGGCAGCCTCACGGGCCCTTAGCGTCCTTGCGGAGAGGGCAGTTTTAGGGAGCGAGGGCCACCCCACCTTGGCCAGCAGtcagtcctcccctcccactctccaccCGCCCCGCTCCTGCGGTACCCACGGTGCGCAGCGCCAGCTGACGGTCATATTTCCCCACCGGCAGGGAGTCGAAGGTGTAAGAGCGTTTCTCCTGGCTCAGCTCACAGCctttaggagaaaaaaagaaaagcaataaGGGAATCAGGGTTTGGGGGTCAGGAGAAGGCTAGTTCCTTTGATTCCTTCCTTCACCCCAActtgtcttcctccctccccaagtccACTCATTCCTCTGCTGGGGAATACTacccagctcctccctctcctccagcctaACCTCAGTGTGGAAGGCagggaatcaatcgtatttgagtgtttattatgtgcagtgcttgggagaatacaacagacacattccctacccccagtgagctgacagtttagaaggggagacagacaatagaggCAGCCATGGGGAGGTACCTATTCTTCTcctctggggtggaggggggtctgtctccagccctcagtttcccccccagcCAGCAACCCCCAGCGACCAACTCTGCTCACCCCAGATCAGGGACACTGGCTTCTcagccttgctgctgctgctgctactgttcAGAGGCATCACGCTGGGGGCCTGCAGAGAGAACTGGAGATACTGaacaggagaggtgggggggagagaaccCACTCAAGGACAGTACTCTGCCCCAGAGGGGAAAGGCTTTAGCATCatcagcccctcctttccctcccaaacccattgCTCAACTTTGAGAGCCCTCTAGAAGACAGGGTGAGGGTGCAATTtaggccccccaccccacccacaacaGACCAGTGATAAGGTAAACATCTTCAGTCCACAGCACCCTCTCACCCAATCTCTGCCCCAGTTCAATATGGAAGGCCTCTTGCCCCTCACAGCCCTGCTCCCTCTAACATGTTTCACCCCCGTCCTCAGGcccaggggagggagcagagcccTTCTCACCCTGACCTAAAGAGAAACCGTCTCGTCTCCCTTCCgcagctgcctccacttccaccacctccacctcatTCACCACTCAACGGTAGGTGGGCTTTCAAGGAGGCCTTATGAAGCCCATTTCACCTATTGCAGCTGAGGGCTGTAGGCTGAGATTTGGCCTTAAAGGAGAACAGACCTTCCCCACCTACCCGTGGATCCATAGATCATCTTGAAATGACAGTTGACTCTCACCTCTCCTCACCTCAAAGCCATCCACTGGCTTCCCGTTGCCCTCTGCATTAAGCGAAAACTTCCTGCAATGAGCCTCGAagctctccacccactccctctttCATCTTCTTCCTAGCTAGATTGTTGGCTTCTTAAGAACAGCGATTGTGTCTGCTTTAccctattattctctcccaaatgtttagtacggggctctgcacaagtaagtgctcagtaaatagcaacggtgaaaataatgatatttgttaagcattttctatgggtCAAGCTCAGGAGCTTGACCaacataagcaggtcagacacagtccctgaccctcatggggcccacGGACTAAAGAAGAGGGCGAAtagcgaatcccggctctgccacttgtcagctgtgtgactgtgggcaagtcacttaacttctctgggcctcagttacctcatctgtaaaatggggattaactgtgagcctcacgtgggacaacctgattaccctgtatctaccccagcgcttagaacagtactctgcacgtagtaagcgcttaacaaataccaacattattattaataggtacTGAATTCTCTGTCAGATGAAAataccaaggctcagagaagttaagtaatttgcccaaggtcacacagcaggcaagtaggagagctggaattagaacccaggtctcctcactgcCAGGTCTGGGCTGTTTTccttggaccatgctgcttctaaataccattaattgattgcatatctgctcttttcacctgctcctccccagctgcctctcttcattccttctaACTGCGCTACAATCCAGCCGACTCCAGCGCTACCTATATTCAAAATctttttaaaatcccacctcctctaataAACTGTCccagattaattcccaacactccCAGTCATATAAGCCCATACATATAGCAAATACGCAAGTATTTATACCCATgccaataacaatattaatagaaACTGCGGTATCGGTTAAACCAAACGCTATAACTggccctgaggtagataagagataGCCGGGTCATCAGATAAAGTCCATACCACATGGGGCGCGCAGTCTAGAGAGacttatttctttttttctttaaatggtatttaagtgctttctatgttacaggcactgttctaattgctggagtcgatacaagattcattaattcattcaatcatatttattaaacacttaccttgtgcacaacactttactaagggcttgggagaatagatataacaataagccaacacattcctttcccacgatgagcttccagtctaaaggggataatcacattggacacggtccctgtcctacatacgacttgcagtcttaatccccatttgatagaaaactggggcacagagaacttaagtgatttgcccaaggccacacagcaggcaagtgggggagctgggattggaactcaggtcctttgactcccaggcctctagacTACCCT includes these proteins:
- the NPM2 gene encoding nucleoplasmin-2 isoform X2; this translates as MPLNSSSSSSKAEKPVSLIWGCELSQEKRSYTFDSLPVGKYDRQLALRTICLGEKAKDEVNLVEIVLKPGEESEKRIPIATLQPSVLPMATLEGMELTPPVTFRLRAGSGPVYISGQDITMVADVPWEEEEEEEEEEEEEEEVGEEEEEEETSQEESPPKTAKRPASNKQASVAKKKLEKEEERATVEEVSTPVQQAKRSGKAKKPALAAKK
- the NPM2 gene encoding nucleoplasmin-2 isoform X3, producing MPLNSSSSSSKAEKPVSLIWGCELSQEKRSYTFDSLPVGKYDRQLALRTICLGEKAKDEVNLVEIVLKPGEESEKRIPIATLQPSVLPMATLEGMELTPPVTFRLRAGSGPVYISGQDITMADVPWEEEEEEEEEEEEEEEVGEEEEEEETSQEESPPKTAKRPASNKQASVAKKKKLEKEEERATVEEVSTPVQQAKRSGKAKKPALAAKK
- the NPM2 gene encoding nucleoplasmin-2 isoform X6 translates to MPLNSSSSSSKAEKPVSLIWGCELSQEKRSYTFDSLPVGKYDRQLALRTICLGEKAKDEVNLVEIVLKPGEESEKRIPIATLQPSVLPMATLEGMELTPPVTFRLRAGSGPVYISGQDITNVPWEEEEEEEEEEEEEEEVGEEEEEEETSQEESPPKTAKRPASNKQASVAKKKKLEKEEERATVEEVSTPVQQAKRSGKAKKPALAAKK
- the NPM2 gene encoding nucleoplasmin-2 isoform X7, which gives rise to MTVSWRCAPWICLGEKAKDEVNLVEIVLKPGEESEKRIPIATLQPSVLPMATLEGMELTPPVTFRLRAGSGPVYISGQDITMVADVPWEEEEEEEEEEEEEEEVGEEEEEEETSQEESPPKTAKRPASNKQASVAKKKKLEKEEERATVEEVSTPVQQAKRSGKAKKPALAAKK
- the NPM2 gene encoding nucleoplasmin-2 isoform X5, with protein sequence MPLNSSSSSSKAEKPVSLIWGCELSQEKRSYTFDSLPVGKYDRQLALRTICLGEKAKDEVNLVEIVLKPGEESEKRIPIATLQPSVLPMATLEGMELTPPVTFRLRAGSGPVYISGQDITMVADVPWEEEEEEEEEEEEEEEVGEEEEEEETSQEESPPKTAKRPASNKQASVAKKKLEKEEERATVEEVSTPVQAKRSGKAKKPALAAKK
- the NPM2 gene encoding nucleoplasmin-2 isoform X4; translation: MPLNSSSSSSKAEKPVSLIWGCELSQEKRSYTFDSLPVGKYDRQLALRTICLGEKAKDEVNLVEIVLKPGEESEKRIPIATLQPSVLPMATLEGMELTPPVTFRLRAGSGPVYISGQDITMVADVPWEEEEEEEEEEEEEEEVGEEEEEEETSQEESPPKTAKRPASNKQASVAKKKKLEKEEERATVEEVSTPVQAKRSGKAKKPALAAKK
- the NPM2 gene encoding nucleoplasmin-2 isoform X1, coding for MPLNSSSSSSKAEKPVSLIWGCELSQEKRSYTFDSLPVGKYDRQLALRTICLGEKAKDEVNLVEIVLKPGEESEKRIPIATLQPSVLPMATLEGMELTPPVTFRLRAGSGPVYISGQDITMVADVPWEEEEEEEEEEEEEEEVGEEEEEEETSQEESPPKTAKRPASNKQASVAKKKKLEKEEERATVEEVSTPVQQAKRSGKAKKPALAAKK